One window from the genome of Mycolicibacterium gadium encodes:
- a CDS encoding DUF2537 domain-containing protein: MTDDSTPWAMGLTVSAFVAAVVGAAIVVLSVGLTRVHPMLAVGLNLVAVGGLTPTVWEWRKRPVWRWFVLGAAVGVACAWVTAIAIALAG; encoded by the coding sequence GTGACCGACGATTCGACTCCGTGGGCGATGGGCCTGACGGTGTCCGCATTCGTCGCCGCGGTCGTTGGTGCCGCCATCGTCGTGCTGAGCGTGGGGCTGACAAGGGTGCACCCGATGTTGGCCGTCGGCCTCAATCTGGTCGCCGTCGGCGGCCTGACGCCGACTGTGTGGGAATGGCGTAAGCGACCCGTCTGGCGCTGGTTCGTTCTGGGCGCCGCCGTCGGGGTGGCCTGCGCATGGGTCACCG
- a CDS encoding TrmH family RNA methyltransferase: MSEVIDVFDPADPRLDDFRDLNSVDRRPDLPTGKGLVIAEGVLVAQRMLVSRFTPRALLGTDRRLAELAADLDGVAAPYYRVSADVMADVVGFHLNRGVLASASRPPELTVSQVIETARTIAVLEGVNDHENLGSIFRNAAGLDVDAIVFGTGCADPLYRRAVRVSMGHALLVPYAWADDWPEDLEMLRDSGFRLLAMTPDPSAGTLSDAMTDMADHRVAVLVGAEGPGLSERAMRASDVRVRIAMSRGTDSLNVATAAALAFYERVRLNR, from the coding sequence TTGTCCGAAGTAATCGACGTCTTCGACCCCGCAGATCCGCGGCTGGACGACTTTCGCGATCTCAACAGCGTGGACCGCAGACCTGACCTGCCGACCGGCAAAGGCCTGGTCATCGCCGAGGGTGTGCTGGTCGCGCAGCGCATGCTCGTATCACGGTTCACGCCGCGGGCCCTGCTTGGCACGGACCGGCGCCTGGCAGAACTGGCCGCCGACCTGGACGGCGTCGCGGCGCCCTACTACCGCGTGAGCGCCGACGTGATGGCCGACGTGGTGGGTTTTCATCTCAACCGCGGAGTGTTGGCGTCGGCGTCGCGCCCACCCGAGCTGACGGTGTCGCAGGTGATCGAGACCGCTAGGACCATCGCCGTTCTCGAGGGCGTCAACGATCACGAGAACCTCGGATCGATCTTCCGCAATGCCGCCGGCCTCGACGTCGACGCGATCGTGTTTGGCACGGGATGCGCGGATCCTCTGTACCGACGTGCCGTCCGGGTGTCGATGGGACATGCCCTGCTGGTGCCCTACGCATGGGCGGATGATTGGCCGGAGGATCTGGAGATGTTGCGGGACAGCGGCTTTCGCCTGCTCGCGATGACACCCGATCCATCTGCTGGCACACTGTCTGACGCGATGACCGATATGGCCGATCATCGCGTAGCGGTGCTAGTCGGTGCGGAGGGACCGGGGTTGTCCGAACGCGCGATGCGGGCCAGTGACGTGAGGGTGCGCATCGCGATGTCGCGCGGCACCGACTCGCTCAACGTGGCCACCGCCGCGGCCTTGGCCTTCTACGAACGGGTTAGATTGAACCGGTGA
- a CDS encoding Rv0880 family HTH-type transcriptional regulator — MKEPDGRLASDLSLAVIRLARQLRFRRPDSHVSLSQLSALSTLAKEGPMTPGVLAEKERVRPPSMTRVIGSLCELGLVARMAHPDDRRQVLVSVSPAGVELIEAERRASQEWLSQRLAKLDPAQREALLTAADLMSAMVDESA, encoded by the coding sequence GTGAAAGAACCCGACGGTCGCTTGGCGAGCGATCTGTCGCTCGCGGTCATTCGCCTGGCCCGCCAATTGCGCTTCCGACGACCGGATTCGCATGTATCGCTCTCTCAGCTGTCGGCGCTATCGACCCTCGCCAAGGAGGGTCCGATGACGCCGGGCGTGTTAGCCGAGAAGGAACGCGTGCGTCCACCTTCGATGACTCGGGTGATCGGATCGCTGTGCGAACTAGGCCTCGTCGCGCGGATGGCGCATCCCGACGACCGACGCCAGGTCCTGGTGTCGGTGTCCCCGGCGGGTGTCGAGTTGATCGAGGCCGAGCGCCGCGCGAGCCAGGAGTGGCTGTCGCAGCGGCTGGCCAAACTCGATCCCGCACAACGTGAGGCACTCCTGACCGCTGCTGACCTGATGTCGGCGATGGTCGACGAAAGCGCGTGA
- a CDS encoding DUF2530 domain-containing protein, which produces MTPQPPALPPVLLKQWPVIAVITTGWLIATLLAFTVPALHGCRPFAIAGLGVGVLGTSIFLWQRRAVRRGSRGAQSGLD; this is translated from the coding sequence ATGACCCCGCAACCACCTGCCCTGCCGCCTGTCCTGCTGAAGCAGTGGCCGGTGATCGCTGTGATCACGACGGGCTGGCTGATCGCCACGTTGTTGGCCTTCACGGTGCCCGCACTGCACGGCTGTCGGCCATTCGCGATCGCCGGACTCGGCGTCGGCGTGCTTGGCACATCGATCTTTCTGTGGCAGCGTCGGGCGGTGCGCCGCGGGTCGCGCGGCGCGCAGAGCGGACTCGACTGA
- a CDS encoding SRPBCC family protein, whose product MAEPLLQAQVEINAPVTKVWSLVSDLSKMPQWSPQCRLMKTLGGPPRQGSRTINLNRRKYLMWPTTSRITEFIPDKKLAFRVNENGTIWSYELEPTETGTRLIETRHAENGVKALSNATVNALMGGVPNFERELVEGMNESLSRIKAAAER is encoded by the coding sequence ATGGCAGAGCCGCTGTTGCAAGCTCAAGTTGAAATCAACGCTCCGGTGACGAAGGTCTGGTCGCTGGTTTCCGATCTGAGCAAGATGCCGCAGTGGAGCCCGCAGTGCCGGCTGATGAAGACTCTCGGCGGTCCACCGCGTCAAGGCAGCCGGACGATCAACCTCAACCGGCGCAAGTACCTCATGTGGCCGACCACCAGCCGCATCACCGAGTTCATACCCGACAAGAAGCTGGCCTTCCGGGTGAACGAGAACGGGACCATCTGGAGCTACGAGCTCGAGCCCACCGAGACCGGAACCCGGCTGATCGAAACGCGGCACGCGGAAAACGGCGTGAAAGCGTTGTCCAACGCGACGGTGAACGCATTGATGGGTGGCGTGCCCAACTTCGAGCGCGAACTCGTCGAAGGAATGAACGAGTCGCTGTCGCGGATCAAGGCCGCGGCCGAGCGCTAG